From the Nocardiopsis changdeensis genome, one window contains:
- a CDS encoding flotillin family protein, with the protein MLLSAPSTGEAADAAFLTVGISLAVALLVLLLLIVSILKMFKKVKQGEALIISKTRDVHVTFTGAVILPVLHKAEYMDISVKTLDLDRRGRDGLTCKDNIRADISVKFFIRVNETEEDVKRVAKAIGTERASNPETLQELFNAKFAEALKTVGKRFDFEELFTQREEFRQQIVEVIGQDLNGYVLEDVAIDYLEQTPLHQHDANNILDAQGISKITERTATEHKRTNAFENDRRKEIDRQNTETSETLAELEKRREEAAAKAKREIEIIKAREEAETARVQAEERLKAETANIRTSEALGVQHQNQQREIAVAEKNRERVIAIETERIEKDRMLEVIGRERETELSRISKDKEVEAEKREVADVIRERVAVDRTVAEQEEAIKRLRAVEEAERQRQAIIIHAEAEAQERLVKDIKAAEAAEAAAKHRAAEELTLAEARQQAAELDTRAKIRLAEGIQAEAAAQGLADVQVREQDAAAIEKVGTAEAEVSRLKAEAEARAVQAKMLAEAEGIEAKLRAEAAGLTDKAGAMAALDQVSREHEEYRLRLEAEKEVRLAGIDVHRQVAEAQATVLATGLENADINIVGGDGVFFDRMVNSIGLGKAVDGFVGSSETMQALGGSWLNGEGDFVRDIKKVVSSLDTEDVKNLTVSALLLQLINGGQGDNGKLNGLLSAARSMGLDQLPVTALAPANAVKQ; encoded by the coding sequence GTGTTGCTGAGCGCCCCATCCACCGGAGAGGCCGCCGACGCGGCGTTCCTCACCGTCGGCATCTCCCTGGCCGTCGCCCTCCTCGTCCTGCTCCTCCTGATCGTCTCCATCCTGAAGATGTTCAAGAAGGTCAAGCAGGGTGAAGCGCTGATCATCTCCAAGACGCGCGACGTCCACGTCACCTTCACCGGTGCGGTGATCCTGCCGGTCCTGCACAAGGCCGAGTACATGGACATCTCGGTCAAGACCCTGGACCTGGACCGTCGCGGCCGCGACGGCCTCACCTGCAAGGACAACATCCGCGCCGACATCAGCGTGAAGTTCTTCATCCGGGTCAACGAGACCGAGGAGGACGTCAAGCGGGTCGCCAAGGCCATAGGGACCGAGCGGGCCAGCAACCCCGAGACCCTCCAGGAGCTGTTCAACGCCAAGTTCGCCGAGGCCCTCAAGACCGTCGGCAAGCGGTTCGACTTCGAGGAGCTGTTCACCCAGCGCGAGGAGTTCCGCCAGCAGATCGTCGAGGTCATCGGCCAGGACCTCAACGGCTACGTGCTGGAGGACGTGGCGATCGACTACCTGGAGCAGACCCCGCTGCACCAGCACGACGCCAACAACATCCTCGACGCGCAGGGCATCTCGAAGATCACCGAGCGCACCGCCACCGAGCACAAGCGCACCAACGCCTTCGAGAACGACCGCAGGAAGGAGATCGACCGCCAGAACACCGAGACCTCCGAGACCCTCGCCGAGCTGGAGAAGCGGCGCGAGGAGGCGGCGGCCAAGGCCAAGCGGGAGATCGAGATCATCAAGGCCCGCGAGGAGGCCGAGACGGCCCGCGTGCAGGCCGAGGAGCGCCTCAAGGCCGAGACCGCCAACATCCGCACCTCCGAGGCGCTGGGCGTCCAGCACCAGAACCAGCAGCGCGAGATCGCGGTCGCCGAGAAGAACCGCGAGCGCGTCATCGCCATCGAGACCGAGCGGATCGAGAAGGACCGCATGCTGGAGGTCATCGGCCGCGAGCGCGAGACCGAGCTGAGCCGGATCTCCAAGGACAAGGAGGTCGAGGCCGAGAAGCGCGAGGTCGCCGACGTCATCCGCGAGCGGGTCGCCGTGGACCGCACCGTCGCCGAGCAGGAGGAGGCCATCAAGCGCCTGCGCGCGGTCGAGGAGGCCGAGCGCCAGCGCCAGGCCATCATCATCCACGCCGAGGCCGAGGCCCAGGAGCGCCTGGTCAAGGACATCAAGGCCGCCGAGGCAGCCGAGGCCGCGGCCAAGCACAGGGCCGCCGAGGAACTGACCCTCGCCGAGGCCCGCCAGCAGGCCGCCGAGCTCGACACCCGCGCCAAGATCCGCCTCGCCGAGGGCATCCAGGCCGAGGCCGCCGCCCAGGGCCTGGCCGACGTCCAGGTCCGCGAGCAGGACGCCGCGGCCATCGAGAAGGTCGGCACCGCCGAGGCCGAGGTCTCCCGCCTCAAGGCCGAGGCCGAGGCCAGGGCCGTCCAGGCGAAGATGCTCGCCGAGGCCGAGGGCATCGAGGCCAAGCTGCGCGCCGAGGCCGCGGGCCTCACCGACAAGGCCGGGGCCATGGCCGCCCTGGACCAGGTCAGCCGCGAGCACGAGGAGTACCGCCTGCGCCTGGAGGCCGAGAAGGAGGTCCGCCTGGCCGGGATCGACGTCCACCGCCAGGTCGCGGAGGCCCAGGCCACCGTGCTGGCCACCGGCCTGGAGAACGCCGACATCAACATCGTCGGCGGCGACGGCGTCTTCTTCGACCGCATGGTCAACTCCATCGGCCTGGGCAAGGCCGTGGACGGCTTCGTCGGCAGCTCCGAGACGATGCAGGCGCTGGGCGGAAGCTGGCTGAACGGCGAGGGCGACTTCGTCCGCGACATCAAGAAGGTCGTGTCGTCGCTGGACACCGAGGACGTCAAGAACCTCACCGTGTCCGCCCTGCTGCTCCAGCTCATCAACGGCGGCCAGGGCGACAACGGCAAGCTCAACGGCCTGCTGTCCGCGGCCCGCTCCATGGGCCTGGACCAGCTGCCGGTGACCGCGCTCGCCCCCGCCAACGCCGTGAAGCAGTGA
- a CDS encoding AfsR/SARP family transcriptional regulator encodes MNPGSGFNGVFFRLLGPLQVEAGSEQVHIPPGRQQVILRALLLEAGRTVSTDHLVDVTWDCDPPDTARTQVQICVSRLRKSLAPLGTPLLTSPPGYLLRVEPEAVDVHLSRVLAERAGEAVTGGRPEEAVALLRRAAGLWRGPSLGGPSGRLLRPLADRLDEDRASLVEAYLDLELELGRHDLVVGEIDDLVRRHPLRERLRYQLMLALHRSGRRAEALRVYRRGRELSTAELGREPGPELRALEAAVLAGESPPDPEPAPAAPAAPAAVPAPRSRPGAPCPRQLPADTADFSGRGEQAAALEAALTGPGRDGGRAALCAVVGLPGVGKSALAVHVAHRLARAGFPDGQLYCDLRGGSGTPLDPARALARFLRALGVPDRALPEGLGPRARMYRDLLARRRVLVLLDDAADERQVADLLPPGPGCAAIVTGRSGLAGIPGADLVELDVLPQDQALELLRRVIGPERTDADPEAAAELLRTVGRLPLALRIVAARLVARPHWSLASMAARLADERHRLDQLSHGGLTVRAGLVPGYEGLAPDARRTLRLFALAEGPGQPGQPGWAAGALLDDRRPRPDELLEPLVDARMLAADGTDAAGGPRYRFHDVVRLFARERLAEEETESERREAAARLVGGWLFLAEEADVRTGGGSGRIGAGGRWRPPPADALLRDPAAWLSEERSRLCAAVDLAADHGLDELCWNLALALVPLFHRRGYLREWDRVNDRAAEAVRAAANRRGAAAVAYSRGCLDLDRRRLSDARAAFKEALAAFGELGDVTGRAWCTWGLARLERAAGRRERALELCGRALRDFQEVGNPDGEGRALVLSGHLRTAAGAVDAGEADLARALTLYERTGDPRGRARVLSRMGRMARDLGDERRALRLLTEARELAGGEERVPRTVPGTRDPGDRGGTAARTARAPEQA; translated from the coding sequence GTGAACCCCGGAAGCGGTTTCAACGGAGTCTTCTTCCGCCTTCTCGGGCCGCTCCAGGTCGAGGCGGGTTCCGAGCAGGTGCACATTCCCCCCGGCCGCCAGCAGGTCATTCTCCGTGCGCTGCTGCTGGAGGCGGGGCGCACCGTTTCCACGGACCACCTGGTCGACGTGACCTGGGACTGCGATCCCCCCGACACGGCCCGCACCCAGGTGCAGATCTGCGTCTCGCGGCTGCGCAAGAGCCTGGCCCCCCTCGGCACGCCCCTGCTCACCTCCCCGCCGGGCTACCTGCTCCGGGTGGAGCCGGAGGCCGTCGACGTCCACCTGAGCCGCGTCCTCGCCGAGAGGGCCGGGGAGGCCGTCACCGGGGGCCGCCCGGAGGAGGCGGTCGCCCTGCTGCGCCGGGCGGCGGGCCTGTGGCGCGGCCCGTCCCTGGGCGGCCCGTCCGGCCGCCTGCTGCGGCCCCTGGCCGACCGGCTGGACGAGGACCGCGCGTCGCTCGTCGAGGCGTACCTGGACCTGGAGCTGGAGCTGGGCCGCCACGACCTGGTCGTCGGGGAGATCGACGACCTCGTCCGGAGGCACCCCCTGCGCGAGCGGCTGCGCTACCAACTCATGCTCGCCCTGCACCGCTCCGGGCGCCGGGCCGAGGCGCTCCGGGTCTACCGGCGGGGCCGGGAGCTGAGCACGGCCGAGCTGGGGCGCGAACCCGGGCCGGAGCTGCGCGCCCTGGAGGCCGCCGTCCTGGCGGGGGAGTCGCCGCCCGACCCGGAGCCGGCCCCGGCGGCGCCCGCCGCCCCCGCCGCGGTCCCGGCCCCGCGCTCCCGGCCGGGAGCCCCGTGCCCCCGCCAGCTCCCCGCCGACACCGCGGACTTCTCCGGACGAGGGGAGCAGGCGGCGGCGCTGGAGGCCGCCCTCACCGGGCCGGGCCGCGACGGGGGCCGGGCCGCCCTCTGCGCCGTCGTCGGCCTCCCCGGCGTCGGCAAGAGCGCCCTGGCCGTGCACGTGGCCCACCGGCTGGCCCGCGCCGGCTTCCCCGACGGGCAGCTCTACTGCGACCTGCGCGGCGGCAGCGGGACCCCGCTGGACCCCGCGCGGGCGCTGGCCCGGTTCCTGCGCGCCCTGGGCGTCCCCGACCGGGCGCTGCCCGAGGGGCTCGGGCCGCGCGCGCGGATGTACCGCGACCTGCTCGCACGGCGGCGGGTCCTGGTGCTCCTGGACGACGCGGCCGACGAGCGGCAGGTCGCCGACCTGCTGCCCCCCGGGCCCGGCTGCGCCGCGATCGTCACCGGCCGCTCCGGCCTCGCCGGGATCCCCGGGGCCGACCTGGTCGAACTCGACGTGCTCCCGCAGGACCAGGCGCTGGAGCTGCTGCGCCGGGTGATCGGACCCGAACGGACGGACGCCGACCCCGAGGCCGCCGCCGAGCTGCTGCGCACGGTGGGCAGGCTGCCCCTGGCCCTGCGGATCGTCGCCGCCCGGCTGGTCGCACGGCCCCACTGGTCCCTGGCGTCCATGGCCGCCCGGCTCGCCGACGAGCGGCACCGCCTCGACCAGCTCTCCCACGGCGGGCTCACCGTGCGCGCCGGCCTGGTGCCGGGCTACGAGGGCCTGGCCCCGGACGCCCGGCGGACCCTGAGACTGTTCGCGCTGGCCGAGGGCCCCGGGCAGCCCGGGCAGCCCGGCTGGGCCGCCGGGGCGCTGCTGGACGACCGCAGGCCCCGCCCCGACGAGCTGCTGGAACCCCTCGTCGACGCCCGGATGCTCGCCGCCGACGGCACCGACGCCGCGGGCGGCCCCCGCTACCGGTTCCACGACGTCGTCCGCCTGTTCGCGCGCGAACGCCTGGCGGAGGAGGAGACGGAGTCCGAGCGTCGGGAGGCGGCGGCCCGGCTGGTCGGCGGCTGGCTCTTCCTGGCGGAGGAGGCCGACGTGCGCACCGGGGGCGGCTCCGGCCGCATCGGCGCGGGGGGCCGGTGGCGCCCGCCCCCGGCCGATGCCCTCCTGCGCGACCCGGCGGCCTGGCTGTCGGAGGAGCGGTCCCGCCTGTGCGCGGCCGTGGACCTGGCCGCCGACCACGGTCTCGACGAGCTGTGCTGGAACCTGGCGCTGGCCCTGGTCCCCCTGTTCCACCGGCGCGGGTACCTGCGGGAGTGGGACCGGGTCAACGACCGGGCCGCCGAGGCGGTGCGCGCCGCGGCCAACCGCCGCGGGGCGGCGGCGGTCGCCTACTCCCGCGGCTGCCTGGACCTGGACCGGAGGAGGCTCTCCGACGCCCGCGCGGCCTTCAAGGAGGCCCTGGCGGCGTTCGGGGAGCTGGGCGACGTGACCGGCCGCGCCTGGTGCACCTGGGGGCTGGCCCGGCTGGAGCGGGCCGCCGGGCGCCGCGAGCGCGCCCTGGAGCTGTGCGGGCGGGCCCTGCGCGACTTCCAGGAGGTCGGCAACCCGGACGGGGAGGGCCGCGCCCTCGTGCTCAGCGGACACCTCCGCACGGCCGCCGGCGCCGTCGACGCGGGGGAGGCCGACCTGGCCCGGGCGCTCACGCTGTACGAGCGGACCGGGGACCCCCGGGGCCGCGCGCGGGTGCTGAGCCGGATGGGCCGGATGGCGCGGGACCTGGGTGACGAACGGCGGGCGCTGCGCCTGCTCACCGAGGCGCGGGAGCTGGCCGGCGGGGAGGAGCGGGTGCCGCGTACGGTGCCCGGCACCCGGGACCCCGGGGACCGGGGCGGGACGGCGGCCCGGACGGCCCGGGCGCCGGAGCAGGCGTGA
- a CDS encoding OB-fold-containig protein, producing MGLFLSTAFGFPTVLFTPMLLVIVLYWIVVAVGLADTDVLDSADSDGDPAGASAVMGRVGLGRAPVTVEITVLVLSAWFVSMMGGIVTSLLTPDGALLWALGAVVLVIAVVAAWAFTSGAVMAVQRFLPKGKGSSKHELVGRTCVIRIGSANEGFGHAEITTAGGASITIPVRTIGGEVLPSGSTALIFDHSDDRDVFLVTGFDAALDPGQG from the coding sequence GTGGGGCTGTTCCTCAGCACGGCTTTCGGCTTCCCGACCGTACTGTTCACCCCCATGCTCCTCGTGATCGTCCTCTACTGGATCGTGGTCGCGGTCGGCCTGGCCGACACCGACGTCCTCGACTCCGCGGACTCCGACGGCGACCCCGCGGGCGCGAGCGCGGTCATGGGGCGGGTGGGGCTGGGCAGGGCCCCGGTGACCGTGGAGATCACCGTGCTGGTGCTCTCCGCCTGGTTCGTGAGCATGATGGGCGGGATCGTGACCAGTCTCCTCACCCCCGACGGCGCCCTGCTCTGGGCGCTCGGAGCGGTCGTCCTCGTCATCGCCGTCGTGGCGGCGTGGGCGTTCACCAGCGGCGCGGTCATGGCCGTGCAGCGGTTCCTGCCCAAGGGCAAGGGGTCGTCCAAGCACGAACTGGTCGGCCGCACCTGCGTGATCCGGATCGGCTCGGCGAACGAGGGCTTCGGCCACGCGGAGATCACGACCGCGGGCGGGGCCTCCATCACCATCCCGGTGCGCACCATCGGCGGCGAGGTGCTGCCGTCGGGGAGCACCGCCCTGATCTTCGACCACAGCGACGACCGGGACGTCTTCCTGGTCACCGGCTTCGACGCGGCGCTGGACCCCGGCCAGGGCTGA
- a CDS encoding lanthionine synthetase LanC family protein, whose translation MDAALPGAGYGGAVGRLLSREREALERRPPADVSWCHGLAGIGLSRLSLLADAREPAVRSAALEDLASLERAVRDALLRGGLRSTGDHGACHGDLGVLEFLVSAARWRGGGAEEAPLRAAAGLCAHGRARGWCLTPGAAPALSGAAGAGYSLLRLAFPHAVPSLLLVSPP comes from the coding sequence ATGGACGCCGCGCTGCCCGGCGCGGGGTACGGCGGGGCCGTCGGCCGGCTGCTGTCCCGGGAGCGTGAGGCGCTGGAGCGGCGTCCGCCCGCGGACGTGTCGTGGTGCCACGGCCTGGCGGGGATCGGCCTCTCCCGGCTGTCCCTGCTGGCCGACGCGCGTGAGCCGGCGGTCCGCTCGGCCGCCCTGGAGGACCTGGCGTCCCTGGAACGCGCCGTCCGCGACGCCCTGCTCCGCGGCGGCCTGCGCTCCACCGGCGACCACGGGGCCTGCCACGGCGACCTGGGCGTCCTGGAGTTCCTGGTGTCGGCCGCGCGGTGGCGCGGCGGAGGCGCGGAGGAGGCCCCGCTGCGCGCCGCCGCGGGCCTGTGCGCGCACGGCCGCGCCCGCGGCTGGTGCCTCACCCCGGGGGCCGCCCCGGCGCTGTCCGGCGCGGCCGGAGCGGGGTACAGCCTGCTCCGCCTGGCCTTTCCGCATGCCGTCCCCTCCCTCCTGCTCGTCTCCCCGCCCTGA
- a CDS encoding AfsR/SARP family transcriptional regulator translates to MITTGDRPGDDGMAFRVLGPIEVRGAAGPVRVPVGRQQTVLGILLLELGRVVSTDQIVDILWEHSPPETVRTQVQICVSRLRTLLKPTGAVIETRSPGYVLNAAPETVDAHVFRSRVREATALSQQDRGEEAAALLRSAVGLWRGPVFGGVGAEALRARATHLDEERMAAVESYLAIELELGRHQRLIGEINGLVEEHPLREGLRAQLMLALYRSGRQVEALEVYRRGRDLLIEELGLEPGSELRELERAILAGDPSLEHAPAQGPAHAAGGGPATAFGGGVTPFQLPSDTVDFVGRDGTIDRVEGVLAEPGNGARVVVLMGRPGVGKSSTAVRVAHRLGPERYPDGQLYCDLRATRGTPLDPGEVLGRFLRALGVPGPAVPDDVDERAAMYRGLLATRRVLIVLDDAATESQLLPLIPAGPGCGVLITSRANLTGLPGATFLPLETLTEDASLALLRQVLGDARVDAEPEAAHALVGAVGRLPLALRIVSARLAARRHWSLSSMVDRLADERYRLDELAHGDMTVRASLSLTYDGLEAGTARAFGLLGLVEGPTIPMWSAAALLGDDRPFPSDIVEPLVDAHLLDIVGTDPSGDPVYRFHELVRDYARERSADVEDDASRGAAIDRLMGGWLALLDAANDDLMGGEYLRVRGGAPRWSPPARYVERVLRDPYAWFEGERANLRHVVLQAVELGMDEQSWDLLVGFSVFLTRRGYMQELAELHDRVEPFVRERGNRLGMASLWATVSEALSHRYDGPTRAALLERSLEAYTELGEVRGQAIARRALATLTAEAGDEKRALGLCEEALEGFVAVGDLGGQWRSLMLTGYLRGRGGDVDGGRAELDRALELAGRTGDPRASAQVLRRSAQLDLLRGDVGQGIGRLREVLAVVEELGDLVGQAMVLRDLGTACAQAGRIDEARGLLERAMAAFDQLYEERERAEVASVLADLG, encoded by the coding sequence GTGATCACGACGGGCGACCGGCCTGGCGACGACGGAATGGCGTTCCGCGTGCTCGGCCCCATCGAGGTCCGGGGCGCCGCGGGCCCGGTCCGGGTGCCCGTCGGCCGGCAGCAGACCGTCCTGGGCATCCTGCTCCTGGAACTGGGCCGTGTCGTCTCCACCGACCAGATCGTCGACATCCTCTGGGAGCACAGCCCGCCGGAGACCGTCCGGACCCAGGTGCAGATCTGCGTCTCCCGGCTGCGGACCCTGCTCAAGCCGACCGGCGCCGTCATCGAGACCCGGTCCCCCGGCTACGTCCTCAACGCCGCCCCCGAGACCGTGGACGCGCACGTCTTCCGCTCCCGGGTCCGCGAGGCGACCGCCCTGTCCCAGCAGGACCGGGGCGAGGAGGCCGCCGCCCTGCTGCGCTCCGCGGTCGGCCTCTGGCGCGGGCCGGTGTTCGGCGGCGTCGGCGCCGAGGCCCTGCGCGCCCGGGCCACCCACCTCGACGAGGAGCGGATGGCCGCCGTCGAGTCCTATCTCGCCATCGAACTCGAACTGGGGCGGCACCAGCGCCTCATCGGCGAGATCAACGGACTGGTCGAGGAGCACCCCCTCCGCGAGGGGCTGCGCGCCCAGCTGATGCTGGCGCTGTACCGGTCCGGCCGCCAGGTCGAGGCGCTGGAGGTCTACCGCCGCGGACGCGACCTGCTCATCGAGGAACTGGGCCTGGAACCCGGATCCGAGCTGCGCGAACTGGAGCGCGCCATCCTCGCCGGCGACCCCTCCCTGGAGCACGCGCCCGCGCAGGGCCCGGCCCACGCCGCGGGCGGCGGGCCCGCCACCGCGTTCGGCGGCGGGGTCACCCCCTTCCAGCTGCCCTCCGACACCGTGGACTTCGTCGGCCGGGACGGCACCATCGACCGGGTCGAGGGCGTCCTGGCCGAGCCCGGCAACGGAGCCCGGGTCGTCGTGCTCATGGGACGCCCCGGGGTCGGCAAGAGCTCCACCGCCGTGCGCGTCGCCCACCGGCTGGGCCCCGAGCGCTATCCCGACGGACAGCTCTACTGCGACCTGCGCGCCACCCGGGGGACCCCGCTGGACCCCGGCGAGGTCCTGGGCCGCTTCCTGCGGGCGCTGGGCGTGCCCGGCCCCGCCGTCCCCGACGACGTGGACGAGCGCGCCGCCATGTACCGCGGCCTGCTGGCCACCCGCCGGGTCCTCATCGTCCTGGACGACGCCGCCACCGAGTCCCAGCTGCTGCCGCTCATCCCGGCCGGCCCCGGCTGCGGGGTCCTCATCACCTCCCGGGCCAACCTCACCGGCCTGCCCGGCGCGACCTTCCTCCCCCTGGAGACCCTCACCGAGGACGCCTCGCTGGCCCTGCTGCGCCAGGTCCTGGGCGACGCCCGGGTCGACGCCGAGCCCGAGGCCGCCCACGCGCTGGTGGGCGCGGTGGGGAGGCTGCCCCTGGCGCTGCGCATCGTGTCCGCCCGCCTCGCCGCCCGCCGCCACTGGTCCCTGTCCTCCATGGTGGACCGGCTGGCGGACGAGCGGTACCGCCTGGACGAGCTGGCCCACGGCGACATGACGGTGCGGGCCAGCCTGTCGCTGACCTACGACGGCCTGGAGGCCGGGACGGCCCGCGCCTTCGGGCTGCTCGGCCTGGTCGAGGGCCCCACCATCCCCATGTGGTCGGCGGCCGCCCTGCTGGGGGACGACCGCCCCTTCCCCTCCGACATCGTCGAACCGCTGGTGGACGCCCACCTGCTGGACATCGTGGGCACCGACCCGTCCGGGGACCCGGTGTACCGCTTCCACGAGCTGGTGCGCGACTACGCGCGGGAGAGGTCGGCCGACGTCGAGGACGACGCCTCCCGCGGTGCCGCCATCGACCGCCTCATGGGCGGCTGGCTGGCGCTGCTGGACGCCGCCAACGACGACCTCATGGGCGGGGAGTACCTGCGGGTGCGCGGCGGGGCGCCCCGGTGGTCCCCTCCCGCGCGGTACGTCGAGCGCGTCCTGCGCGACCCCTACGCCTGGTTCGAGGGCGAGCGCGCCAACCTCCGGCACGTGGTGCTCCAGGCGGTCGAGCTCGGCATGGACGAGCAGAGCTGGGACCTGCTGGTCGGCTTCTCGGTCTTCCTCACCCGGCGCGGCTACATGCAGGAGCTGGCCGAGCTGCACGACCGGGTCGAGCCGTTCGTGCGGGAGCGCGGCAACCGGCTCGGCATGGCCTCCCTGTGGGCCACGGTCAGCGAGGCGCTCAGCCACCGCTACGACGGGCCCACCCGGGCGGCGCTGCTGGAGCGGTCCCTGGAGGCGTACACCGAGCTCGGGGAGGTGCGGGGCCAGGCGATCGCCCGCCGCGCGCTGGCCACCCTCACCGCCGAGGCCGGGGACGAGAAGCGCGCGCTGGGCCTGTGCGAGGAGGCGCTGGAGGGTTTCGTCGCCGTCGGGGACCTGGGCGGCCAGTGGCGCAGCCTGATGCTCACCGGCTACCTGCGCGGGCGCGGCGGCGACGTCGACGGGGGCCGCGCGGAACTCGACCGGGCCCTGGAACTGGCCGGGCGCACCGGGGACCCGCGGGCCAGCGCCCAGGTGCTGCGGCGCAGTGCCCAGCTCGACCTGCTCCGGGGGGACGTCGGGCAGGGGATAGGGCGGCTGCGGGAGGTGCTGGCCGTCGTCGAGGAGCTCGGCGACCTCGTCGGCCAGGCGATGGTGCTGCGCGACCTGGGGACCGCCTGCGCCCAGGCGGGCCGGATCGATGAGGCGCGGGGATTGCTGGAGCGCGCGATGGCGGCCTTCGACCAGCTCTACGAGGAGAGGGAACGAGCCGAGGTGGCATCCGTGTTGGCCGACCTCGGCTGA
- a CDS encoding nuclear transport factor 2 family protein codes for MTAHGQEHTPGRSERVARAGAEHVLLLYDYVDRADLDGCASLLDEYTRLSLPGVPDTRGRRRVEAALREHLAGRGLHRVDLVRVSGEGVVAEGAFTETSRMATLVYRDVFSLSEHGLIASWDRAPR; via the coding sequence ATGACCGCACACGGCCAGGAGCACACCCCCGGCCGCAGCGAAAGGGTGGCGCGGGCGGGCGCCGAACACGTGCTCCTCCTCTACGACTACGTCGACCGCGCCGACCTGGACGGCTGCGCCTCCCTTCTGGACGAGTACACCCGCCTGAGCCTGCCCGGCGTCCCCGACACCCGGGGCCGGCGCCGGGTCGAGGCGGCCCTGCGGGAGCACCTGGCCGGGCGCGGCCTGCACCGGGTGGACCTGGTGCGCGTCAGCGGGGAGGGCGTGGTCGCCGAGGGGGCGTTCACCGAGACGTCCCGCATGGCCACGCTGGTCTACAGGGACGTGTTCTCCCTGTCCGAGCACGGGCTCATCGCCTCCTGGGACCGCGCCCCGCGGTGA